One region of Pogona vitticeps strain Pit_001003342236 chromosome 1, PviZW2.1, whole genome shotgun sequence genomic DNA includes:
- the LOC144586365 gene encoding uncharacterized protein LOC144586365, whose protein sequence is MMNRRRRIVQQHQGQPGQELIKQENRELKIGKGRNGFHMKGLSHRRNHINACHLSRYQRTHPGEKLYACMKCGKSFSQNKGLYVHHRTQIGQKPYECMECGKSFSQSGALRLHQRTHTGEKPHKCMDCGKSFSCSSSVTSHQKTHTGEKPHKCMECGKSFSQSGALRLHQRTDTGEKPHKCMECGKSFNQIGSLRSHQRTHTGEKPHECIECGKSFSRSSGLRSHQRTHTGEKPHKCMECGKSFSQSGALRLHQRTDTGEKPHKCMECGKSFNQIGSLRSHQRTHTGEKPHECIECGKSFSRSSGLRSHQRTHTGEKPHKCMECGKSFSQSGALRLHQRTHTGEKPHKCMECGKRFSHSGALRLHQRTHTGEKPHECIECGKSFSRSSGLRSHQRTHTGEKPHKCMECGKSFSQSGALRLHQRTHTGEKPHKCMECGKSFNRSGSLRSHQRTHTGEKPHKCMECGKRFSHSGALRLHQRTHTGEKPHKCMECGKSFNQIGSLRSHQRTHTGEKPHECIECGKSFSRSGGLRSHQRTHTGEKPHKCMECGKSFSDSGALRLHQRTHTGEKPHKCMECGKSFSYSGALRVHQRTHTGEKPHKCMECGKSFSHSGTLRLHQRTHTGEKPHKCMECGKSFNQSGNLRSHQITHTGEKPHECIECGKSFSRSGDLRSHQRTHTGEKPHK, encoded by the coding sequence atgatgaacaggagaagaagaattgTCCAGCAACATCAGGGgcaacctgggcaggaactcatcaaacaagaaaacagagaattgaaaattgGAAAGGGCAGAAATGGATTTCACATGAAAGGACTGTCGCacaggagaaaccacataaatgcatgtcacctcagtagataTCAAAGAACACATCCAGGGGagaaactgtatgcatgtatgaaatgcggaaagagcttcagtcagaacaagGGCCTCTATGTACACCATAGAACTCAGATTGGacagaaaccatatgaatgcatggaatgtggaaagagctttagtcaaagtggtgcccttaggttacatcaaaggactcacactggggagaaaccacataaatgcatggactgtGGCAAGAGCTTTAGCTGCAGTAGTAGTGTTACGTCACATCAaaagacccacactggggagaaaccacataaatgcatggaatgtggaaagagctttagtcaaagtggtgcccttaggttacatcaaaggaccgacactggggagaaacctcataaatgcatggaatgtggaaagagctttaatcagATTGGtagccttaggtcacatcaaagaactcacactggggagaaaccacatgaatgcatagaatgtggaaagagctttagtaggagtagtggccttaggtcacatcaaaggacccacactggggagaaacctcataaatgcatggaatgtggaaagagctttagtcagagtggtgcccttaggttacatcaaaggaccgacactggggagaaacctcataaatgcatggaatgtggaaagagctttaatcagATTGGtagccttaggtcacatcaaagaactcacactggggagaaaccacatgaatgcatagaatgtggaaagagctttagtaggagtagtggccttaggtcacatcaaaggacccacactggggagaaacctcataaatgcatggaatgtggaaagagctttagtcagagtggtgcccttaggttacatcaaaggacccacactggggagaaacctcataaatgcatggaatgtggaaagcgctttagtcacagtggtgcccttaggttacatcaaaggacccacactggggagaaaccacatgaatgcatagaatgtggaaagagctttagtaggagtagtggccttaggtcacatcaaaggacccacactggggagaaacctcataaatgcatggaatgtggaaagagctttagtcagagtggtgcccttaggttacatcaaaggacacacactggggagaaacctcataaatgcatggaatgtggaaagagctttaatcgGAGTGGtagccttaggtcacatcaaagaactcacactggggagaaacctcataaatgcatggaatgtggaaagcgctttagtcacagtggtgcccttaggttacatcaaaggacccacactggggagaaacctcataaatgcatggaatgtggaaagagctttaatcagATTGGtagccttaggtcacatcaaagaactcacactggggagaaaccacatgaatgcatagaatgtggaaagagctttagtaggagtggtggtcttaggtcacatcaaaggacccacactggggagaaacctcataaatgcatggaatgtggaaagagctttagtgacagtggtgcccttaggttacatcaaaggacccacactggggagaaacctcataaatgcatggaatgtggaaagagctttagttacagtggtgcccttagggtacatcaaaggacccacactggagagaaacctcataaatgcatggaatgtggaaagagctttagtcacagtggtacccttaggttacatcaaaggacccacactggggagaaacctcataaatgcatggaatgtggaaagagctttaatcagagtggtaaccttaggtcacatcaaataacccacactggggagaaaccacatgaatgcatagaatgtggaaagagctttagtaggagtggtgaccttaggtcacatcaaaggacccacactggggagaaacctcataaatga